A genomic segment from Cuculus canorus isolate bCucCan1 chromosome 20, bCucCan1.pri, whole genome shotgun sequence encodes:
- the SMYD4 gene encoding SET and MYND domain-containing protein 4 isoform X2, translating into MALPVEEWRLHAARGWAALEPAERERLAAAPLQDAVRLGCGLLRPEAERAALWRLSQRETAGKDPRVARGCREEGNRLFGRRRYRAAATLYSQAASHELPGTPEISICFANRSAALFHLGYFEVCLEDIARAESHGYPDRLLPKVLLRKAECLLCLGRLRDAADILGVLEKKIAMDGTMASPTEQALLKKSSQLKIKIRERETCPEPPREACGGIQRQSEIWEENDSISGASSSLSLRFNIERGRHLVASQDILPGQSLVKEEAFVSVLCAGESLLLPGSGETALDTRVTNADLYCHRCLRQLLASVPCRGCSYAKYCSQDCADVAWEQYHRTECSLGALLLTLGVFCHVALRTVLLAGFAEVSRLVEWSHSGDENLRSPEVRCKHLGESPDMRAGSRGIPGCNDSGQYQNSYQAVFNLLPHAEKHSPEHKFLCMLSVVAICKQLQEAGLEAAVLNRESSEKQSKQKTREKTSDELSPELMIMAEAMLRHVLQLQCNAQAITVMQELESGDGAVVNKKPVRLATAFFPVLSLLNHSCCPNISVSFNGTAATVRASQPIPSGQEIFHCYGSWQEAARHLERSIEIVELHHGPSSVEIGHELFKLAQILFNGFAVSEALSTIRRAEEILSVHCGPQSTQIQELREMKACLLELPRSVLQRT; encoded by the exons ATGGCGCTGCCCGTGGAGGAGTGGCGGCTCCACGCCGCGCGGGGCTGGGCTGCGCTGGAGCCGGCGGAGCGGGAGCGGCTGGCGGCGGCACCACTGCAGGACGCGGTGCGCCTGGGCTGCGGGCTCCTCCG GCCCGAGGCGGAGCGGGCGGCACTGTGGCGGCTGAGCCAGCGCGAAACGGCGGGCAAGGATCCGCGGGTCGCCCGGGGCTGCCGCGAGGAGGGGAACCGGCTCTTCGGCCGCCGCCGGTACCGCGCTGCGGCCACCCTGTACTCGCAG GCAGCATCCCACGAGCTCCCCGGCACCCCTGAGATCTCCATCTGCTTTGCCAACCgctctgctgctctcttccATCTTGGGTACTTTGAG GTTTGCCTGGAAGATATTGCCAGGGCTGAAAGTCACGGCTATCCAGACAGGCTGCTGCCCAAGGTCTTGCTGCGGAAAGCTGAATGCCTGCTGTGTTTGGGGAGGTTACGGGATGCAGCAGACATCCTCGGtgtgctggagaagaaaatcGCTATGGATGGGACCATGGCTAGTCCTACAGAGCAAGCACTGCTGAAAAAGTCAAGTCAACTGAAGATTAAAATACGTGAGAGAGAGACCTGTCCAGAGCCACCACGAGAGGCATGCGGTGGCATTCAAAGACAGTCGGAGATCTGGGAAGAGAATGACAGTATTTCAGGCGCATCTTCATCTTTGAGTTTGAGATTTAATATTGAGAGAGGACGTCACTTGGTGGCCTCTCAGGACATCCTGCCAGGACAGAGCTTGGTGAAAGAGGAGGCCTTTGTAAGCGTGCTCTGCGCAGGGGAGAGCCTTCTCCTGCCAGGCAGTGGTGAAACAGCGTTGGATACTCGAGTCACTAATGCAGATCTTTATTGCCACCGTTGTCTGAGGCAGCTCTTAGCTTCAGTACCTTGCCGTGGGTGCAGTTACGCGAAGTACTGCAGCCAGGACTGTGCAGACGTGGCATGGGAGCAGTACCACCGGACAGAGTGCTCCCTGGGAGCACTGCTTCTCACATTAGGGGTCTTCTGCCACGTTGCCTTGAGGACTGTCCTGCTAGCAGGATTTGCAGAGGTTAGCAGGCTGGTGGAATGGTCCCACAGTGGTGATGAGAACCTTCGCAGCCCTGAGGTGAGATGCAAACATCTCGGTGAGTCCCCAGATATGAGAGCTGGTAGCAGAGGTATCCCAGGTTGTAACGACAGTGGTCAGTACCAGAATTCTTACCAAGCTGTGTTCAACCTTTTGCCACACGCTGAGAAGCACAGCCCTGAACATAAGTTCCTTTGCATGCTGAGTGTCGTAGCTATATGCAAACAGCTGCAAGAAGCTGGTCTCGAGGCTGCTGTTTTGAATCGGGAATCATCTGAGAAGCAGTCCAAACAAAAGACACGTGAGAAAACATCTGATGAACTGTCTCCAGAGCTGATGATTATGGCAGAAGCAATGCTGAGGcatgtgctgcagctgcaatGTAATGCACAAGCAATCACTGTGATGCAGGAATTGG AATCCGGAGATGGTGCTGTTGTAAATAAGAAGCCTGTGCGCCTGGCGACAGCCTTCTTTCCTGTCCTCAGCCTTCTGAACCATTCATGCTGTCCAAATATCAGCGTGTCATTTAATGGGACAGCTGCCACTGTCAGAGCATCACAGCCAATCCCAAGCGGCCAGGAGATTTTCCACTGCTACG GGAGCTGGCAGGAAGCAGCCAGACACCTGGAGAGGAGTATTGAGATCGTCGAACTGCATCATGGGCCATCAAGTGTAGAAATAGGTCATGAACTTTTCAAGCTGGCACAAATTCTCTTCAATGG ATTTGCAGTTTCTGAAGCTCTGAGCACGATTCGAAGAGCAGAGGAGATTTTGTCAGTGCACTGTGGTCCTCAGAGTACTCAGATCCAGGAACTACGAGAGATGAAGGCCTGTCTGTTAGAGCTTCCCAGAAGTGTCCTTCAGAGGACTTAA
- the SMYD4 gene encoding SET and MYND domain-containing protein 4 isoform X3, producing the protein MALPVEEWRLHAARGWAALEPAERERLAAAPLQDAVRLGCGLLRPEAERAALWRLSQRETAGKDPRVARGCREEGNRLFGRRRYRAAATLYSQAASHELPGTPEISICFANRSAALFHLGYFEVCLEDIARAESHGYPDRLLPKVLLRKAECLLCLGRLRDAADILGVLEKKIAMDGTMASPTEQALLKKSSQLKIKIRERETCPEPPREACGGIQRQSEIWEENDSISGASSSLSLRFNIERGRHLVASQDILPGQSLVKEEAFVSVLCAGESLLLPGSGETALDTRVTNADLYCHRCLRQLLASVPCRGCSYAKYCSQDCADVAWEQYHRTECSLGALLLTLGVFCHVALRTVLLAGFAEVSRLVEWSHSGDENLRSPEVRCKHLGESPDMRAGSRGIPGCNDSGQYQNSYQAVFNLLPHAEKHSPEHKFLCMLSVVAICKQLQEAGLEAAVLNRESSEKQSKQKTREKTSDELSPELMIMAEAMLRHVLQLQCNAQAITVMQELESGDGAVVNKKPVRLATAFFPVLSLLNHSCCPNISVSFNGTAATVRASQPIPSGQEIFHCYGPHQHRMKVAERQQCLSQYFFECRCQACLDELESDVKSVVSRRNSFCCPSCRASLQGEDVLCCSNEACAVSVSRESLLHRLQDLQQQIKKALELLRDRKADQAVKMLLKCQRNAGNFLSPEHLLMGEIEDHLAQVYATLGSWQEAARHLERSIEIVELHHGPSSVEIGHELFKLAQILFNGFAVSEALSTIRRAEEILSVHCGPQSTQIQELREMKACLLELPRSVLQRT; encoded by the exons ATGGCGCTGCCCGTGGAGGAGTGGCGGCTCCACGCCGCGCGGGGCTGGGCTGCGCTGGAGCCGGCGGAGCGGGAGCGGCTGGCGGCGGCACCACTGCAGGACGCGGTGCGCCTGGGCTGCGGGCTCCTCCG GCCCGAGGCGGAGCGGGCGGCACTGTGGCGGCTGAGCCAGCGCGAAACGGCGGGCAAGGATCCGCGGGTCGCCCGGGGCTGCCGCGAGGAGGGGAACCGGCTCTTCGGCCGCCGCCGGTACCGCGCTGCGGCCACCCTGTACTCGCAG GCAGCATCCCACGAGCTCCCCGGCACCCCTGAGATCTCCATCTGCTTTGCCAACCgctctgctgctctcttccATCTTGGGTACTTTGAG GTTTGCCTGGAAGATATTGCCAGGGCTGAAAGTCACGGCTATCCAGACAGGCTGCTGCCCAAGGTCTTGCTGCGGAAAGCTGAATGCCTGCTGTGTTTGGGGAGGTTACGGGATGCAGCAGACATCCTCGGtgtgctggagaagaaaatcGCTATGGATGGGACCATGGCTAGTCCTACAGAGCAAGCACTGCTGAAAAAGTCAAGTCAACTGAAGATTAAAATACGTGAGAGAGAGACCTGTCCAGAGCCACCACGAGAGGCATGCGGTGGCATTCAAAGACAGTCGGAGATCTGGGAAGAGAATGACAGTATTTCAGGCGCATCTTCATCTTTGAGTTTGAGATTTAATATTGAGAGAGGACGTCACTTGGTGGCCTCTCAGGACATCCTGCCAGGACAGAGCTTGGTGAAAGAGGAGGCCTTTGTAAGCGTGCTCTGCGCAGGGGAGAGCCTTCTCCTGCCAGGCAGTGGTGAAACAGCGTTGGATACTCGAGTCACTAATGCAGATCTTTATTGCCACCGTTGTCTGAGGCAGCTCTTAGCTTCAGTACCTTGCCGTGGGTGCAGTTACGCGAAGTACTGCAGCCAGGACTGTGCAGACGTGGCATGGGAGCAGTACCACCGGACAGAGTGCTCCCTGGGAGCACTGCTTCTCACATTAGGGGTCTTCTGCCACGTTGCCTTGAGGACTGTCCTGCTAGCAGGATTTGCAGAGGTTAGCAGGCTGGTGGAATGGTCCCACAGTGGTGATGAGAACCTTCGCAGCCCTGAGGTGAGATGCAAACATCTCGGTGAGTCCCCAGATATGAGAGCTGGTAGCAGAGGTATCCCAGGTTGTAACGACAGTGGTCAGTACCAGAATTCTTACCAAGCTGTGTTCAACCTTTTGCCACACGCTGAGAAGCACAGCCCTGAACATAAGTTCCTTTGCATGCTGAGTGTCGTAGCTATATGCAAACAGCTGCAAGAAGCTGGTCTCGAGGCTGCTGTTTTGAATCGGGAATCATCTGAGAAGCAGTCCAAACAAAAGACACGTGAGAAAACATCTGATGAACTGTCTCCAGAGCTGATGATTATGGCAGAAGCAATGCTGAGGcatgtgctgcagctgcaatGTAATGCACAAGCAATCACTGTGATGCAGGAATTGG AATCCGGAGATGGTGCTGTTGTAAATAAGAAGCCTGTGCGCCTGGCGACAGCCTTCTTTCCTGTCCTCAGCCTTCTGAACCATTCATGCTGTCCAAATATCAGCGTGTCATTTAATGGGACAGCTGCCACTGTCAGAGCATCACAGCCAATCCCAAGCGGCCAGGAGATTTTCCACTGCTACG GGCCACACCAACATAGAATGAAGGTTGCTGAGAGACAACAGTGTCTCAGTCAGTATTTCTTCGAGTGTCGCTGTCAGGCATGCCTCGACGAGTTAGAGTCTGATGTCAAAAGCGTGGTGTCCAGGAGAAACTCATTCTGCTGTCCTAGCTGCCGGGCTTCACTGCAG GGAGAAGACGTTCTTTGTTGTTCAAATGAAGCTTGTGCAGTTTCCGTCAGCAGAGAGAGCCTGTTACACCGTTTACAGGACCTTCAGCAACAAATCAAGAAAGCATTAGAACTGCTAAGAGACAGGAAGGCTG ATCAGGCTGTCAAAATGCTCCTGAAGTGTCAGAGGAATGCTGGCAACTTCTTGTCTCCAGAGCATTTGCTGATGGGAGAGATTGAGGATCATCTGGCACAGGTCTACGCTACTCTGG GGAGCTGGCAGGAAGCAGCCAGACACCTGGAGAGGAGTATTGAGATCGTCGAACTGCATCATGGGCCATCAAGTGTAGAAATAGGTCATGAACTTTTCAAGCTGGCACAAATTCTCTTCAATGG ATTTGCAGTTTCTGAAGCTCTGAGCACGATTCGAAGAGCAGAGGAGATTTTGTCAGTGCACTGTGGTCCTCAGAGTACTCAGATCCAGGAACTACGAGAGATGAAGGCCTGTCTGTTAGAGCTTCCCAGAAGTGTCCTTCAGAGGACTTAA
- the SMYD4 gene encoding SET and MYND domain-containing protein 4 isoform X1 — protein MALPVEEWRLHAARGWAALEPAERERLAAAPLQDAVRLGCGLLRPEAERAALWRLSQRETAGKDPRVARGCREEGNRLFGRRRYRAAATLYSQAASHELPGTPEISICFANRSAALFHLGYFEVCLEDIARAESHGYPDRLLPKVLLRKAECLLCLGRLRDAADILGVLEKKIAMDGTMASPTEQALLKKSSQLKIKIRERETCPEPPREACGGIQRQSEIWEENDSISGASSSLSLRFNIERGRHLVASQDILPGQSLVKEEAFVSVLCAGESLLLPGSGETALDTRVTNADLYCHRCLRQLLASVPCRGCSYAKYCSQDCADVAWEQYHRTECSLGALLLTLGVFCHVALRTVLLAGFAEVSRLVEWSHSGDENLRSPEVRCKHLGESPDMRAGSRGIPGCNDSGQYQNSYQAVFNLLPHAEKHSPEHKFLCMLSVVAICKQLQEAGLEAAVLNRESSEKQSKQKTREKTSDELSPELMIMAEAMLRHVLQLQCNAQAITVMQELESGDGAVVNKKPVRLATAFFPVLSLLNHSCCPNISVSFNGTAATVRASQPIPSGQEIFHCYGPHQHRMKVAERQQCLSQYFFECRCQACLDELESDVKSVVSRRNSFCCPSCRASLQGEDVLCCSNEACAVSVSRESLLHRLQDLQQQIKKALELLRDRKAGKAQLSTLRSGCQNAPEVSEECWQLLVSRAFADGRD, from the exons ATGGCGCTGCCCGTGGAGGAGTGGCGGCTCCACGCCGCGCGGGGCTGGGCTGCGCTGGAGCCGGCGGAGCGGGAGCGGCTGGCGGCGGCACCACTGCAGGACGCGGTGCGCCTGGGCTGCGGGCTCCTCCG GCCCGAGGCGGAGCGGGCGGCACTGTGGCGGCTGAGCCAGCGCGAAACGGCGGGCAAGGATCCGCGGGTCGCCCGGGGCTGCCGCGAGGAGGGGAACCGGCTCTTCGGCCGCCGCCGGTACCGCGCTGCGGCCACCCTGTACTCGCAG GCAGCATCCCACGAGCTCCCCGGCACCCCTGAGATCTCCATCTGCTTTGCCAACCgctctgctgctctcttccATCTTGGGTACTTTGAG GTTTGCCTGGAAGATATTGCCAGGGCTGAAAGTCACGGCTATCCAGACAGGCTGCTGCCCAAGGTCTTGCTGCGGAAAGCTGAATGCCTGCTGTGTTTGGGGAGGTTACGGGATGCAGCAGACATCCTCGGtgtgctggagaagaaaatcGCTATGGATGGGACCATGGCTAGTCCTACAGAGCAAGCACTGCTGAAAAAGTCAAGTCAACTGAAGATTAAAATACGTGAGAGAGAGACCTGTCCAGAGCCACCACGAGAGGCATGCGGTGGCATTCAAAGACAGTCGGAGATCTGGGAAGAGAATGACAGTATTTCAGGCGCATCTTCATCTTTGAGTTTGAGATTTAATATTGAGAGAGGACGTCACTTGGTGGCCTCTCAGGACATCCTGCCAGGACAGAGCTTGGTGAAAGAGGAGGCCTTTGTAAGCGTGCTCTGCGCAGGGGAGAGCCTTCTCCTGCCAGGCAGTGGTGAAACAGCGTTGGATACTCGAGTCACTAATGCAGATCTTTATTGCCACCGTTGTCTGAGGCAGCTCTTAGCTTCAGTACCTTGCCGTGGGTGCAGTTACGCGAAGTACTGCAGCCAGGACTGTGCAGACGTGGCATGGGAGCAGTACCACCGGACAGAGTGCTCCCTGGGAGCACTGCTTCTCACATTAGGGGTCTTCTGCCACGTTGCCTTGAGGACTGTCCTGCTAGCAGGATTTGCAGAGGTTAGCAGGCTGGTGGAATGGTCCCACAGTGGTGATGAGAACCTTCGCAGCCCTGAGGTGAGATGCAAACATCTCGGTGAGTCCCCAGATATGAGAGCTGGTAGCAGAGGTATCCCAGGTTGTAACGACAGTGGTCAGTACCAGAATTCTTACCAAGCTGTGTTCAACCTTTTGCCACACGCTGAGAAGCACAGCCCTGAACATAAGTTCCTTTGCATGCTGAGTGTCGTAGCTATATGCAAACAGCTGCAAGAAGCTGGTCTCGAGGCTGCTGTTTTGAATCGGGAATCATCTGAGAAGCAGTCCAAACAAAAGACACGTGAGAAAACATCTGATGAACTGTCTCCAGAGCTGATGATTATGGCAGAAGCAATGCTGAGGcatgtgctgcagctgcaatGTAATGCACAAGCAATCACTGTGATGCAGGAATTGG AATCCGGAGATGGTGCTGTTGTAAATAAGAAGCCTGTGCGCCTGGCGACAGCCTTCTTTCCTGTCCTCAGCCTTCTGAACCATTCATGCTGTCCAAATATCAGCGTGTCATTTAATGGGACAGCTGCCACTGTCAGAGCATCACAGCCAATCCCAAGCGGCCAGGAGATTTTCCACTGCTACG GGCCACACCAACATAGAATGAAGGTTGCTGAGAGACAACAGTGTCTCAGTCAGTATTTCTTCGAGTGTCGCTGTCAGGCATGCCTCGACGAGTTAGAGTCTGATGTCAAAAGCGTGGTGTCCAGGAGAAACTCATTCTGCTGTCCTAGCTGCCGGGCTTCACTGCAG GGAGAAGACGTTCTTTGTTGTTCAAATGAAGCTTGTGCAGTTTCCGTCAGCAGAGAGAGCCTGTTACACCGTTTACAGGACCTTCAGCAACAAATCAAGAAAGCATTAGAACTGCTAAGAGACAGGAAGGCTGGTAAGGCTCAGCTTTCTACTTTAAG ATCAGGCTGTCAAAATGCTCCTGAAGTGTCAGAGGAATGCTGGCAACTTCTTGTCTCCAGAGCATTTGCTGATGGGAGAGATTGA
- the SERPINF1 gene encoding pigment epithelium-derived factor isoform X2, which produces MQIPVVLLFLGLLTVPSRSQNSAAEQNPATADGANAGEAEEEDPFYKSPVNKLAAAVSNFGYDLYRQQSSRTATANVLLSPFSLATALSGLSLGAGERTEDVISRALFYDLLNKAEVHNTYKDLLASVTGPEKSMKSASRIILEKRLRVKPGFHSQLEKSYKMRLRALSGNTQLDLQEINNWVRQQTKGRIMRFMKDMPMDVSILLAGAAFFKGTWKTKFDTKKTALKDFYLDEGRTVKVSMMSDPKAILRYGFDSELNCKIAQLPLTEGISAMFFLPTKVTQNMTLIEESLTSEFVHDVDKELKTVHAVLSLPKLKLNYEEALGNTVKETRLQSLFTSPDFTKISAKPIKLSHVQHKAVLELSEDGERSTPNPVANAARLTFPIEYHVDRPFLLVLREDTTGTLLFIGKILDPRSV; this is translated from the exons ATGCAGATTCCAGTGGTTCTCCTTTTCCTGGGTCTCTTAACTGTCCCAAGCAGATCCCAGAACTCGGCTGCTGAGCAG AACCCTGCCACTGCTGATGGAGCAAACGCTGGCGAGGCCGAAGAGGAAGATCCATTCTATAAGAGCCCTGTAAACAAGCTGGCAGCTGCAGTCTCCAACTTTGGCTATGACCTGTACCGTCAGCAATCCAGCCGCACAGCCACTGCCAACGTGCTACTGTCTCCGTTCAGCCTGGCTACTGCCCTTTCTGGTCTCTCGCTTG GGGCCGGAGAACGAACAGAAGATGTGATTTCTCGCGCTCTCTTCTATGATCTACTTAACAAAGCTGAGGTTCACAACACTTACAAAGACCTACTGGCCAGCGTGACTGGACCAGAGAAGAGCATGAAAAGTGCCTCCCGTATCATCTtggagaaaa GACTGAGGGTGAAGCCTGGTTTTCACAGCCAGTTAGAGAAGTCCTACAAGATGCGTTTGAGGGCACTAAGCGGCAATACCCAATTAGACCTCCAAGAAATCAACAACTGGGTACGGCAGCAGACAAAGGGGAGGATTATGCGGTTTATGAAGGACATGCCCATGGATGTCAGTATTCTCCTTGCTGGGGCTGCTTTCTTCAAGG ggaCATGGAAAACCAAGTTTGACACCAAGAAGACAGCCCTGAAGGACTTTTATCTGGATGAGGGCAGAACGGTGAAGGTGTCCATGATGTCAGACCCCAAAGCCATACTTCGATACGGTTTTGACTCGGAACTCAACTGCAAG ATCGCCCAGCTGCCACTGACAGAGGGAATCAGTGCCATGTTTTTCCTGCCTACGAAGGTGACTCAGAATATGACTTTGATTGAGGAAAGCCTTACTTCTGAGTTTGTCCACGATGTAGACAAGGAGCTGAAGACAGTTCACGCTGTGCTAAGCTTGCCCAAACTCAAGCTGAATTATGAAGAGGCCCTTGGCAACACTGTAAAGGAGACAA ggcTCCAATCACTTTTCACATCACCTGATTTTACCAAGATTTCTGCCAAACCAATTAAGCTTTCTCATGTGCAACACAAGGCAGTTCTGGAGCTTAGTGAAGATGGAGAAAGATCCACACCAAATCCTGTGGCGAATGCTGCTCGCCTGACTTTCCCCATAGAATATCATGTGGACAGGCCTTTCCTTCTTGTACTGCGAGAAGATACCACTGGAACCCTCCTCTTTATTGGCAAGATCCTGGATCCCAGGAGTGTTTAG
- the SERPINF1 gene encoding pigment epithelium-derived factor isoform X1, translating into MLNKPSSVFHLFSRSAPALVSGMQIPVVLLFLGLLTVPSRSQNSAAEQNPATADGANAGEAEEEDPFYKSPVNKLAAAVSNFGYDLYRQQSSRTATANVLLSPFSLATALSGLSLGAGERTEDVISRALFYDLLNKAEVHNTYKDLLASVTGPEKSMKSASRIILEKRLRVKPGFHSQLEKSYKMRLRALSGNTQLDLQEINNWVRQQTKGRIMRFMKDMPMDVSILLAGAAFFKGTWKTKFDTKKTALKDFYLDEGRTVKVSMMSDPKAILRYGFDSELNCKIAQLPLTEGISAMFFLPTKVTQNMTLIEESLTSEFVHDVDKELKTVHAVLSLPKLKLNYEEALGNTVKETRLQSLFTSPDFTKISAKPIKLSHVQHKAVLELSEDGERSTPNPVANAARLTFPIEYHVDRPFLLVLREDTTGTLLFIGKILDPRSV; encoded by the exons ATGTTGAATAAGCCAAGCTCTGTCTTTCACCTCTTCTCTAGATCTGCCCCAGCACTAG TTTCAGGCATGCAGATTCCAGTGGTTCTCCTTTTCCTGGGTCTCTTAACTGTCCCAAGCAGATCCCAGAACTCGGCTGCTGAGCAG AACCCTGCCACTGCTGATGGAGCAAACGCTGGCGAGGCCGAAGAGGAAGATCCATTCTATAAGAGCCCTGTAAACAAGCTGGCAGCTGCAGTCTCCAACTTTGGCTATGACCTGTACCGTCAGCAATCCAGCCGCACAGCCACTGCCAACGTGCTACTGTCTCCGTTCAGCCTGGCTACTGCCCTTTCTGGTCTCTCGCTTG GGGCCGGAGAACGAACAGAAGATGTGATTTCTCGCGCTCTCTTCTATGATCTACTTAACAAAGCTGAGGTTCACAACACTTACAAAGACCTACTGGCCAGCGTGACTGGACCAGAGAAGAGCATGAAAAGTGCCTCCCGTATCATCTtggagaaaa GACTGAGGGTGAAGCCTGGTTTTCACAGCCAGTTAGAGAAGTCCTACAAGATGCGTTTGAGGGCACTAAGCGGCAATACCCAATTAGACCTCCAAGAAATCAACAACTGGGTACGGCAGCAGACAAAGGGGAGGATTATGCGGTTTATGAAGGACATGCCCATGGATGTCAGTATTCTCCTTGCTGGGGCTGCTTTCTTCAAGG ggaCATGGAAAACCAAGTTTGACACCAAGAAGACAGCCCTGAAGGACTTTTATCTGGATGAGGGCAGAACGGTGAAGGTGTCCATGATGTCAGACCCCAAAGCCATACTTCGATACGGTTTTGACTCGGAACTCAACTGCAAG ATCGCCCAGCTGCCACTGACAGAGGGAATCAGTGCCATGTTTTTCCTGCCTACGAAGGTGACTCAGAATATGACTTTGATTGAGGAAAGCCTTACTTCTGAGTTTGTCCACGATGTAGACAAGGAGCTGAAGACAGTTCACGCTGTGCTAAGCTTGCCCAAACTCAAGCTGAATTATGAAGAGGCCCTTGGCAACACTGTAAAGGAGACAA ggcTCCAATCACTTTTCACATCACCTGATTTTACCAAGATTTCTGCCAAACCAATTAAGCTTTCTCATGTGCAACACAAGGCAGTTCTGGAGCTTAGTGAAGATGGAGAAAGATCCACACCAAATCCTGTGGCGAATGCTGCTCGCCTGACTTTCCCCATAGAATATCATGTGGACAGGCCTTTCCTTCTTGTACTGCGAGAAGATACCACTGGAACCCTCCTCTTTATTGGCAAGATCCTGGATCCCAGGAGTGTTTAG
- the SERPINF2 gene encoding alpha-2-antiplasmin, which yields MVFLWGLSLLCLSALQSHLRFSSTYATEQKRLFPDKDGRLKDVKSGGAVQSAPLGAISTLPNADLADFTYDNFQEIDGPILPFTTTPPGIRNKWNSEDEAIAGAVGCHEQQPSGENASSEEEGEAEDESCEVTSKKRQRLADGLMRFSIDLLKEVQLESKRTNVILSPLSIAIALSHLALGAANQTEKHLLQVMHLESVPCLHRMLGTLRRRLTESTLSLASRLYLQKGFEVKEKFLEDSEKFYGAKPMTLSGISEDDLVAINKWIKEATHGQIPTFLQQLPASTVMLLLNAIHFHGFWRNKFDASFTGPDVFHLDNGFVVPVEMMKAQKYSLSWFTLEPQDIQVAKFPFKTNMSFVVIVPNQYKWNTSHVLENIPYKQLCRLFPKEVPTAVKIPKIKLDYQLELNKVLSQMGLRELFTSPDLQKITDEPLFVSSIQHQSTLELKEDGVEASAATNIAISRSVSAFSLDRPFVFIIFDDETGVPLFIGSVQNPNSNTAPQMKDPRDSSGATDVNEYPMPK from the exons ATGGTGTTCCTCTGGGGTCTGTCACTgctctgtctgtctgctctgcagagtCACCTGAGG TTTTCTTCGACATACGCCACTGAGCAAAAGCGCCTCTTCCCAGATAAAGACGGGAGGCTGAAG GATGTGAAAAGTGGTGGAGCTGTACAGTCTGCTCCGTTGGGAGCCATCTCAACCCTGCCGAATGCAGATCTGGCAGACTTTACCTATGACAACTTCCAGGAGATTGATGGACCCATATTACCTTTCACTACCACCCCGCCAGGCATAAGGAACAAGTGGAACTCAGAAGATGAAGCCATAGCTGGGGCCGTGGGCTGTCACGAACAGCAACCATCTGGGGAAAATGCCTCTtctgaagaggagggagaggctgAAGATGAAAGCTGTGAGGTGACTTCGAAGAAGAGACAGAGGCTAGCAGATGGCTTGATGAGATTCAGTATCGATCTCCTGAAAGAGGTCCAGCTGGAGTCCAAGAGAACCAATGTGATCCTGTCACCACTCAGCATCGCCATCGCCTTGTCTCACCTGGCACTGG GAGCAGCAAACCAGACAGAGAAGCATTTGCTGCAGGTGATGCATCTGGAGTCGGTGCCCTGTCTGCACCGCATGCTGGGCACCCTTCGCAGAAGGCTCACAGAATCCACCCTCAGCCTTGCATCACGTCTGTACCTGCAGAAAG GATTTGAGGTGAAAGAGAAGTTCCTGGAGGACTCAGAGAAATTCTACGGAGCAAAgcccatgaccctttctgggATCAGCGAGGATGACCTTGTGGCCATAAACAAGTGGATAAAGGAAGCAACTCATGGGCAAATACCCACCTTTCTacagcagctccctgccagcACAGTGATGCTTTTGCTCAATGCAATCCATTTCCACG GGTTTTGGAGGAATAAGTTTGATGCTAGCTTCACTGGGCCAGATGTATTCCACCTTGACAACGGATTTGTTGTCCCAGTTGAGATGATGAAAGCCCAGAAGTACTCCCTGAGCTGGTTCACACTGGAGCCCCAGGACATTCAG GTGGCCAAGTTTCCCTTTAAGACCAATATGAGTTTTGTGGTCATTGTACCAAACCAGTATAAGTGGAACACCTCTCACGTGCTGGAGAACATCCCTTacaaacagctctgcaggcttTTCCCCAAAGAGGTACCCACCGCAGTGAAGATCCCCAAAATAAAACTGGACTACCAGCTGGAGCTCAACAAGGTTCTCAGTCAAATGG GCCTCCGGGAACTGTTCACAAGCCCAGATCTCCAGAAGATCACAGATGAGCCTCTCTTCGTATCCAGCATCCAGCACCAGTCTACCCTGGAGCTTAAAGAAGATGGGGTGGAAGCATCTGCTGCTACCAACATCGCGATTTCACGCTCGGTCTCTGCCTTCAGCCTTGACCGGCCCTTTGTCTTCATTATCTTCGATGATGAAACAGGCGTCCCGCTTTTTATCGGCAGTGTCCAGAACCCTAACTCCAACACTGCTCCCCAGATGAAAGACCCACGGGACTCAAGTGGAGCAACAGATGTCAATGAGTACCCCATGCCCAAATAA